The Hymenobacter sp. GOD-10R genome includes a window with the following:
- a CDS encoding FG-GAP-like repeat-containing protein → MKLFFTVSSSASGRRGARLARAFAAGLLCLLTSAAYAQLSVINLSPARNARSAPRTTDVSATFSQPLSNNASTLGALKVFSAQAGGLKAGTASVSSNTLNFNPNADFKAGETVFATVTSAAQSSGGAPVAPHVFQFTTATAPAPGLFSGGSNISLTNPDALVTGDIDADGDLDLIIRPFESSTLAVRLNDGKGTFSNGINVPVGFSIHTLKLGDVDNDGDLDLFTITATKGVSIHRNDGTGNFNTVPEVLVGVAGKYPIGQALGDLDADGDLDLLIASQSDFVSVCLNDGNGTFAITQDVATLTGADGITLGDLDGDGDLDLVTSPDGFGFPAVSVRFNDGQGRFSGTLNVPSKGLPYNVVLGDVDGDGDLDLVIANERSSRDGGYVDNSVSIRLNNGSGAFNESKEVPLEAIITEVQLSDIDGDSDLDMAIANSFSTTLVRVNDGNGNFSGTQVLPIASTRAVAFGDVDGDNDLDLLIASSGTGSAVNVRLNQAPPSPVLTNVSPNTAPVGGRVVITGNNFLTTSSITFNGIAADSFQIVLNTQLIAFVPVGATSGPLVVTSTSGPSNELPFTVGPTPTVVSTSPKANALAVPRTSPIELTFDRELVSTPATLTSLRVSGNQSRGFDLATVSGNKLSSNRSGTYKPGETVFVTLSANPTSNSSQVFWKPYVFQFTAATAPATGMFSGGSDPAVLGNPQSVAIGDLDRDGDLDLAVVDNPASSSLMGSASVRINNGAGVFTTVGYVSVGRGPYQIVLADTNFDGLQDIFTANSSHDPGATGTVSVRRSLGFGNYYVADQEVPVGTNPHGLALGDLNGDGELDIVAANYTAGTSTATSTVSVRLKGRPYFATTGQEVVVGSRPLNVVLGDLDSDGDLDLVTSSSNGTTASVRFNDGLGTFSGNLEVSVGFNPHQVVLGDVDGDGDLDLLTANYYDYTNPRNDYTSSVVAVRLNDGKGAFSGTQQVSVGQGANSLALGDADGDGDLDLFATNELTNSISVRLNNGAGIFSGTQQVAVGNTPTSIALGDLDGDGTLDLATANYGGSTASVRLNQALGSAKVLANAPARLVEQVELYPNPAHTSAWLQLPTVLSKQGVQVNVLNALGQTVLSRQFGASEAANTPELPLGTLAAGLYTVQLRTGEGLITKRLAVK, encoded by the coding sequence ATGAAGCTATTCTTTACTGTTTCCTCGTCTGCCAGTGGCAGGCGGGGGGCTAGGTTGGCGCGCGCTTTCGCAGCTGGCTTGTTGTGCCTGCTAACCAGTGCAGCGTACGCCCAACTATCGGTTATAAACCTCTCCCCCGCCCGCAACGCCCGTTCGGCGCCGCGCACGACGGACGTATCCGCGACCTTCAGTCAACCCTTAAGCAACAACGCCAGTACCCTAGGTGCCCTCAAGGTCTTCAGTGCACAGGCCGGTGGCCTGAAAGCCGGCACCGCCTCCGTTAGCAGCAACACGCTCAACTTCAACCCGAACGCTGACTTCAAAGCCGGCGAAACGGTGTTTGCCACTGTGACTTCCGCCGCGCAGAGCAGTGGTGGCGCTCCGGTCGCGCCCCATGTCTTTCAGTTCACAACCGCCACTGCTCCGGCCCCAGGTCTCTTTAGTGGCGGTTCTAATATCAGCCTCACTAATCCCGACGCCCTTGTTACGGGCGACATCGACGCGGACGGCGACTTAGATTTAATTATCCGGCCTTTCGAGTCTAGTACATTAGCGGTGCGCCTTAATGATGGCAAGGGCACTTTCAGTAATGGCATCAATGTCCCGGTAGGCTTCAGCATTCATACACTAAAGCTAGGTGATGTTGATAATGATGGCGACCTAGATCTGTTTACCATCACGGCTACTAAGGGAGTGAGCATTCACCGAAATGATGGAACGGGCAATTTCAATACCGTCCCGGAAGTGTTGGTCGGTGTTGCCGGGAAATATCCTATTGGACAAGCCCTAGGGGACCTAGACGCTGATGGCGACCTCGACTTGCTTATCGCGAGTCAATCCGATTTCGTCAGTGTATGCCTGAACGATGGCAACGGCACCTTCGCGATTACGCAAGACGTGGCTACTTTAACGGGCGCCGATGGCATTACACTCGGTGATTTGGATGGGGATGGAGACCTAGACTTAGTTACCTCTCCCGACGGCTTCGGTTTTCCCGCTGTGAGCGTACGCTTCAACGACGGACAGGGCCGTTTCTCAGGCACGCTGAATGTCCCAAGTAAGGGGCTACCCTACAATGTGGTTCTCGGTGATGTAGACGGCGACGGCGACCTAGACTTGGTCATTGCCAATGAACGCAGTAGCAGAGACGGCGGCTACGTTGATAATTCTGTCAGCATTCGGCTGAACAATGGCAGTGGTGCTTTCAACGAATCCAAGGAAGTACCGCTCGAAGCTATTATTACAGAAGTGCAGCTAAGTGATATTGACGGGGATAGTGATTTGGATATGGCTATAGCTAATTCTTTTTCTACGACGTTGGTGCGCGTAAATGATGGCAACGGCAACTTCAGCGGCACGCAAGTGCTTCCTATTGCCTCCACGCGAGCCGTGGCGTTTGGCGATGTAGACGGCGATAATGACCTGGATTTGCTCATTGCTTCTAGCGGTACAGGCAGCGCCGTAAATGTGCGCCTGAACCAGGCTCCTCCCAGCCCTGTTCTCACGAATGTTTCGCCAAACACCGCACCTGTAGGTGGCCGCGTGGTTATCACGGGCAATAACTTTCTCACGACCAGTAGCATCACCTTCAACGGCATAGCTGCTGATAGCTTTCAGATCGTCTTGAATACCCAATTGATTGCGTTTGTGCCGGTGGGCGCTACTTCTGGTCCGTTGGTAGTTACGTCCACTTCCGGACCTAGCAACGAGTTGCCGTTCACGGTTGGTCCCACGCCTACGGTGGTTTCCACTTCACCGAAAGCAAATGCGCTGGCTGTCCCTCGCACGTCGCCTATTGAGCTCACCTTTGATCGGGAGTTGGTTTCCACGCCCGCTACGCTAACTTCTTTGCGCGTAAGCGGCAATCAATCTAGAGGTTTCGACCTCGCAACCGTGAGTGGTAACAAGCTCTCTTCCAATCGGAGTGGCACCTATAAGCCGGGCGAGACCGTTTTCGTCACCTTGAGCGCTAACCCTACCAGCAACAGCAGCCAAGTATTTTGGAAGCCGTACGTGTTCCAGTTCACGGCGGCTACAGCCCCCGCCACGGGCATGTTCAGTGGTGGCTCCGACCCTGCAGTATTAGGAAACCCGCAGAGCGTCGCTATCGGCGACCTCGACCGTGACGGTGACCTCGATCTTGCTGTTGTGGACAACCCTGCGAGCTCGTCACTCATGGGCTCGGCGAGTGTCCGCATCAACAACGGAGCTGGTGTGTTCACGACCGTTGGGTACGTGTCGGTGGGGCGCGGACCGTACCAAATTGTCTTGGCGGATACGAACTTTGATGGGCTGCAGGACATCTTCACGGCCAACTCCAGCCACGACCCCGGCGCCACGGGCACGGTGAGTGTGCGTCGCAGCCTAGGTTTTGGCAACTACTACGTAGCCGACCAGGAGGTGCCCGTGGGCACGAACCCCCACGGCTTAGCCCTCGGTGACCTCAACGGCGACGGAGAGTTAGACATCGTGGCAGCCAACTACACCGCTGGCACGAGTACAGCCACGAGCACCGTGAGTGTGCGGCTAAAAGGGAGACCTTATTTTGCCACAACGGGCCAGGAAGTAGTAGTAGGCAGCCGACCGCTAAATGTAGTCTTGGGCGACCTAGATAGCGACGGCGACCTCGACCTAGTAACCAGCAGCTCCAACGGCACCACCGCCAGCGTACGCTTCAACGATGGCCTAGGTACGTTCTCAGGTAATCTGGAAGTATCCGTTGGCTTCAATCCGCACCAAGTGGTGCTGGGCGATGTGGACGGCGACGGTGACCTGGACCTGCTCACGGCCAACTACTACGACTACACCAACCCGCGCAACGACTACACCAGCAGCGTAGTGGCTGTGCGCCTCAACGACGGCAAAGGGGCCTTCTCGGGTACCCAGCAAGTAAGCGTCGGTCAGGGCGCCAACAGCTTGGCGCTAGGTGATGCCGATGGAGACGGCGACCTAGACCTGTTTGCTACCAATGAGCTCACTAATAGCATCAGCGTACGACTGAACAATGGAGCGGGCATCTTCAGCGGCACCCAGCAAGTAGCCGTCGGCAACACGCCCACGAGCATCGCCCTCGGCGACCTCGACGGCGATGGCACCCTCGACCTAGCTACTGCCAACTACGGCGGCTCGACCGCCAGTGTCCGTCTGAACCAGGCGCTTGGCTCCGCCAAGGTACTAGCCAACGCTCCGGCCCGGTTGGTTGAGCAAGTAGAGTTGTACCCCAACCCGGCGCATACGTCTGCCTGGCTTCAGCTTCCCACGGTGCTCAGCAAGCAAGGGGTACAGGTGAATGTGCTCAATGCCCTGGGGCAAACGGTTCTTAGCCGGCAGTTTGGAGCGAGCGAGGCAGCGAATACGCCGGAGCTACCGCTCGGCACTTTGGCAGCGGGCTTGTACACTGTTCAGCTGCGCACCGGTGAAGGCTTGATCACCAAACGCCTCGCCGTAAAATAA